The sequence GCGCGCCGTCAGCATCAGGCCGTTGACCTGCTGCAAGATATCGTCGGGATGCGTGAACGCGGCTATTCGGACAATGAGATTGCCGAGAAGACCGGACTCTCCGCGAACTACGTCTGGAGCGTCGGGAAATTACTCGCGCGAGGCGAGCGCCGGCTGGTTGCCGCCGTAGAAGCTGGATATCTTCCGATCTCCGTTGCCCTCGAAATATGTGAGGCCGACGATCAGGGTGTGCAGGCGGCACTCCACAAAGCCTATGAGGAAAAGCTTCTGCGCGGTCGCGCTCTCATTGCGGCGCGCCGGTTAGTCGAAGTGCGCAAACGCTCCGGCAAGGCCGCGAAGCTTAATCGGCTTGTTGAGAAAGGATCGGCGGCCACGCCAGAGGATTTGGTGAAAGCTTTTCAAGAGGACACCGAACGCAAGCGCATGATGATACGCAGGACCGAGGCGACCCGAAACCGCCTTGTGTTCATCGTGGAAGCATTGAGCCAGCTCTCGAATGACGAGAGCTTTGTCGCGCTTCTCGAAGACGAAGGCTTGGCATCTATGCCGAACCGGCTCGCTGAGCGCATTCAGAATGTCAGGATCAATCTGCAATGACTGGAAGCTCACGAAACCGGAAGATCAAGCTCGCCTTCGAGACAACAAGCCTGCGCATTCCGCTTGCCGATATCGAGATGCTGCGTGCGATGACGCTCGCAATCAAGAAGTCTGTCAAATATGCGCAGATCGAGGCGTCCATCCGAGAAGTCGGAATCATCGAGCCGCCAGTCGTTGTTAGGGTGAAAGGCGAAGAAGATCGCTATCGCTTGCTGGATGGACATATCCGCGTCGAAATTCTGAAAGAGCGCGGCGACAAGGATGTGGTGTGTCTTGTCGCCACCGATGACGAGGCGATCACCTACAACAAGCGCATCAGCCGCATGGCTATCGTTCAGGAGCACAAGATGATCCTGAAAGCGCTTGAGAAGGGCGTATCGGAGGAGCGGCTAGCACGTGCGCTCAACGTCAATATCACCACAATCCGCGACAAGCGCCGGTTGCTCGATGGCATTTGCGATGAAGTGGCAAAGTTGTTGCAGGATCGGATGGTCCCGATCAACACGTTTAGCGAACTGAAAAAGCTGCGGCCTATGCGACAGCTCGAAGCCGCCGAAACCATGATCGCCATGAACAAGTTTTCATGGCCTTATGCGAAATCGCTTGTGGCAGCGACACCGCAAGGCCAACTCGTAAGCGACAAGAAGAAGGCGGTGCGTGGTCTTAGCGAGGAGCAGATCGACCATATGGAGCGCGAGGCGACAAACATCGACCGCGAGTTTCGCATGATCGAGCAGAGCTATGGGACCGATCATCTCGATCTTGTTTTGGCGACGGGATATCTGTGCCGCCTGATCGAGAATGTGCGCGTCGTGCATCATCTTGCTCGCTTCCATCCGGAGTTGTTGGCAGAGTTCCAGCGCATCGTGCAGTTGCGAAATGCGGCTTGAGCATCTGAAACCCTTCAACAACCGCACGTGCCAGACACTATCCAGCCCATTCTCACTATGGCTTGTCGTCATGAACATGGCTCGAAAGATATTCGCTGGACGCTTCCCTAATCCCCGCCTTGCGGAGCATGCGGCCAAGATTTGAGGGATCAATGCCCAACCGCCTCGCGGTCACATTTCTTCCGTCGCGTTCAATGTCTTCGCGCAACGCCTGAATCTCGGCCTGTCGCTGAAAGCTGACCCGTTCCGCGAGCGTTTGCGCGACCGGAAGGCGGGCCAAGATCGACTGCGAGAAAGCTTGATCCGATCGCGATGCCTTGCCGGAAATGAAGCGCTGCAATCTGGTGGCGTTGGTCGCGAGCGCTGTGACAGTCTTTGCCGTCCCGATCGTATCGATAAGCGCTGTCACATTCGCAACCAACTCTCCGCGATCGATGCCACTGATGCCGTAGGTCGGCGCGGCGCTCGGCTCCAATCCGATATAAGCTTGCCGCTCCAGGTCATGCGCCTCCTTCCCGATATGGCGGGTGGCGGTCATGCGAATATGACGGCGCCGGGTAGTGCCGCGATCACCATAGTTGCCGTTCAGAAACTTGGCTTCGGGATGGATATGATATTGCGCGAGTGCATCGGCATAGGTTGCGAGCCGGTCCTTTGACACTGGCTTGCCGGTTTCGCGATCGAATACGAGTTCCGCCGCCCGCGAGCGATCCTTCGTGTAAGGCGAAACAGGACGACAATCCTTGATCTTGCGACGTGACGGTTTCGCGTCCGCCGCGATCATCCCTTCTCCGGTGTCGATTGCGTTCGCGATCATCGCGAGCAGGAAATTGAACGGCTTCACCCGATCGCGCGGTTTAAGGGGCTGGTTGTATCCCTTGAACCATCGCAGCAGCTCGGGCGTGGTGGCGGCATATTGCGACATGGCAGGCCCGACCATCGCGTCATGAAAATGAAGGTCGATTTCATCGGGATCGCCGCTGACCGCCGCGCTGACGATCTTCCACCACAAATCATGCTGCCAATGTTCCACCCCATCGGTCAGCACCGAAGAATGCGGGAGCGGGATGTTCGGTGCCGGTGTGCTGGCATCATAGGGGGCGAGCAAATGGCCCAATCCGTGCGCCGATATCTTGCGCATGATCGGCGTGCCGTCCTCCGCCAGATTGAAAAGGGCATAGCGCTTCGCCGATATCGCCCAGCAATAGAGCGGTGCAGGTCCGCTCTTGTCGAGCGCGGTATTCACCTTCTCGATTTGCAGGATCGAACCATCGAAATCATAGGGGTTCAATTCGGCGAACCAATCCACAACCGATTGCACCCGCGCGGCGAATTCGTCTGGATCGAGCGGTTCAGGCCGCGCAATTGCCATGCTGTCGGTGTCGCAGAACGCCCAATCGAGGCCTTGCTTCGTCACCAGCTGTTCGGTGATTGCGAGCATCAACCGCGCAGCGCCGCAGATCAGGGTGGCGAGAAGCGGATGAAAGAACGGTCCCGGCCTCTCATTCTTGTCGATGCGGAAGGTGAACCGATCGCATGTCGATGCGTGAACAGTCGTCATCCGGGCGTCGGGCAAGTCCTCGACATTGACCTCTACGAAGATGCCGTAGCTGGTCGAGTTCGCCGCGATCTTGAGCGCGTTCTGTTCGGTATCGAGCCTGTCATATTCCGCGCCGGTCGCGGCATCGCGCCTGATCTTCGTATCATTCCGCAGCTCGATCACGCGCTTGAAGAAATCGGCTTGGTTGGGATCGACGCGATAGGCCGCGTTCCCCTGAATGTTGATCGCGCTCAAGTCGGTTTGCGCCGAACCCGCCGAAAACGTGACGGCTTCGATCACCTTCGGAGCCTTGCCCGACAACAACTTGGAGGAAATGCACTCGGCGAGGGTCAACCATAACGGCACATCGCCCGTCAGTAAGTTGGTGCCGGTGGTCGGGGTCGCCTTCGGAGTATAGGATGCGCGAACCGGAAAAATGTCGGCATCGGGCAGGACGCGAACGATCGTCGTGAGGCGAGGCCAGAATTCAGGCGATTGAAGCGCGGCGATATCGATCCCGTCCAGCAGCGCCCGGGTTTCGTCGGTGGAATCGCGCCACGCCATGCCTTCCCCCCGCACGAAGGGCCAAAGGTTCATGAGCGTGCAAACGGTCGGATACATCGACAGAAAATCGCAATGGATCACCTGGCGTAATTCCCGCCGGATGCGGACTTCCGCCCGACCGCCGAAATAGCTGCCCATGATGTTCGCCAGCATCTGCGGCGGAAAGTCGGGCTGAATTTTCTGCCATGACCGAATGCCCATGCCGCGCAGATAGGCTTTGCCGATACTGGCTTCGCTCAGGATTTTGTCGGGTCTCGCGCCTTCCAGCTCCAGCCGATCGAACCGTACGATCAGGTCTGCATAGCATTGCCATGTCGCTTCCACGTCGCGCACGGCATAGCACACCATTTCGGGCGTGACGGGACCGGCGAAATCGACGGCTGCAAGCTTCTTGTCCTTCGTGCCGAGATGATCGCACAGGCTCGCAAGCGAAAATGAGCGCGACAGAAGCGCTTTCGCCAACGTCTTCACGTCGAGAAAATGCCCGGAATTGAAGGGTGTCTTGCGACCATGCTTGCGGTCGGTGTTGCCATCGAGCTGTTTCGACGGGGCGGCGAATTTGATGAAGGCGGCACTCTGCGAAAGGTGCTTTACGCGCACGTTAGGATGGAAGCGATCTTCGGACAGGGTGAACGAGAACCCACCGCGCATGTCGCCTCGCGCCGGTTCGTGCCGAAGCGCGATACGCGAAATGTCGAACGGCAGATTGAAGCCGACTATCGTTCCGCGCGACCGATAGCCGAACGTGTAGAGGATATCGACTGCAAACTCGTCGCGGGTCAGCAACTCCAGGCCATGCTGATCCGCATAGTCGGCGAGCGTCCGCAACTCGGCGGCATTCACGCCATCCGGTGCGTAGAAAATCCCCTCGCGATATCGTTCGCCATTGTGGCGGATCTGAAAGGTGCCGAACCGGAGCGATTGCGCCGCATCGCTGGTGGTTTCGGTATCGAAGATGACGACCCAAGGCGAAGCCGCTCTCTTCGATGCCTTGCGCCTCGGCTTCCCGGTCAGCGTTTCGTAGGTGTGGATGGTTGGTGCCGCATAGGCGCGAATCGCGACCACCAAATGGTCCGTGATCGATGGTGCTGGACTATTCATGCCGCACCTTCCTTCAAAACAGGCAGGCTGCGTTCGATCAGACGGATGCCATAGTCATAGAGGTATTCGATCATCTCGCGCAGCATGTCGGCAATGCCGATCAGCAGCCGTCCAGCCGCGTACAGGAAGGCGTCAGCCTCCGGGTGCATGGATCGCACGAAACTCTGTTCGAATGTCATCTTGCGATGGTCGTTCGCGCAAATCTGACTGGTGAATGCGCGGTCCTGCTTCTGCCCGGCAGGGTGATGCAGTTCGAAGGTGCGCACATCGGTTTCGCCGCATATGCCGCAGACGGGATCGCTCACCCCCAGCTTGTCCAACCGATCCTGCAACGCGGCTTCTCGCTTCATCTCCACGACTCGCTTGCGCATGATAATCTCCGTCATTTTTGGACAAGGCGATAAATCTCGACATAACTTCCCTCCACGCTCGCCAATTCGTGAAGGATGTTCCGGTCAGTTTCGAGAGGATGGGACTTGCCCTTGGCGTCGATGATCGACGTGCCGATGAACGGGCGGATCAGATCGTATTTGTTCGATCGCGTGTATTTCTTGACGGCGTTCATATAGGTGCCGTTGATCGACGCCTGATCGCGGTCACGCAGAACCAAGAGCTTTTTCTGGCCTTCCGAATAGGTTTCCATCTGCGGTTTGCGCGTATCGGTGATCCGCCATCCGCGCCCTGCGCGTTCGGCATAGGCATTCTCGCGAAGAAAGCGCCGCGCCCGTTCGGTCGAGACACCAGCTTGTTTCGCGGCCTGCGTCAGATTGCCTGTTCGGTGCAATTCCTTGAGGGCAAGTTCCAACCGCGCGTCGGACTTGGGCGACCGGCGCGATCTGACCGGGGTTTCATGATGCCGCGCATGTCCGCGCGCCTGCGAAACGCTCAGGCCACGCGCAACGCCCCTCGCTTTCCGGCGAGCATATTCGACCTTGAAATCGCGTACCCGCGCCATTCTTTCCGACTCCGCCGACGACATGCCGGGCGGAAATGACGGTGACGCAACGCGCCCCGCGAAAGTATTGAGTCATCTGGCAAGTTCAGTTCTTGCCAGTATCTTCCAGTTCCTGCCGATATTGCTTGATGTGATCCCGGAGCGTTCGCGGGCTGGGCGCGCGCAAATGATACTGCTCGACGGGAAACCGGCGTTCGAATTCGCGCTTGAAATCAGGATGCAGGATTTCTGCGGAGAGCGTTCGATTGCTTTCTTTCTCATAGAGGAATTGCAGCACCTCTGCGGCATAGCGATAGGTATGGCGACGGCCACCACCCCGCTTTGCCGGTGCCGTCACCGCAATCGCAATTTCTGGATCGGGTGCGGGCAAAGGCGGATTTACTGGCGCGCCATCGGTATCCGGTTCGCGAACTCGAATGACCTTCACACCTTCATAGCGCCAGCCGGAAATCTCGATATCGTCGCTATTCTCAATTCCGCGCGGATGATCGAATTCGAACATATATAACGGGAGCGGGACCGGGCCTTTGCTGATTTCCGGTTCGACGCATTTGCCAAAAGCCTGAAATTCCCCGTCCCGCAATCCGGCCCATAGCTCCGCAACCATTAGAAATTGCTCAGCTTCAAATGCTTGCCGTGTCGTAGTCTCGCGAAATTTGCGCACCGCGTAAGGATCGCCAAATTCAAACCAAGCAGAGCTGAATCTGACGCCCGCGCGCCATTTCTCAATTGCACCGGATGAGTCATTTTGGGCCATTGGTACAATGATATAGCGCCATCATTAACTTTGAATTTCATGTCTAAATTGCTGATTAATTGATATATTCCGGCATTGAATTGAAAGGGCTTTCAATGCTGCAAACCGCAATTCTCGCCGACAGCGAACGCGGAGATGAATGGGCCGAGCGATCGGAATTCTGGCTGCAATGCGCCAATGCGGCAAAGCCCAATAGGAAGCTGCGGCAGCGCAATCCCTCACCACTGATTTTGAACGGTCACGGCGTTTCGCTGCGAATTGAAAATGGCGCATTGTTGATCCGGGACGGCTTTACCCATAATCCGCAAGGGCAAATCCAATACCGATTTTTCCCGCGCGACCTCGATTTGCCGACCCGCATCCTATTGCTCGACGGCAGCGGTACGCTGTCGTTCGATGTGCTGTCCTGGCTGTCGGAACAAGGCGTTGCACTTGCCCGCATCAAGGCGAGCGGCGAGATCGCAACGGTGGCAAGCGGCACCGGCTATTTCGCCGATCGCGAAAAGGTGATGTGGCAACAGGCCACTCGTGCAAACGAAACCGAGCGGCTGGCATTTGCAGCCGACCTGATCCGCCGAAAGGTCATTTCCAGCGTGCCGACGCTGGAGGTTCATATCCCTCCGTCCAAATCCCGCGATATGGCTTTGGAGAAGGCGAATACCGGCATCGATCGCCTGAGCCGAGAGACATTCGCCGATATCAATGCGATCTTCGCGATCGAGGGTGAATGCGCATCGGCCTATTTTCGATCGTGGCACGGCTTGCCGGTTCGCTGGAAAGGCGTCCAGCGCCGACCCGTTCCGCAAGAGTGGAACGCCTATAACTGGCGCAGTTCGCGGGCGACCGGGGTTAAGCCGGAAAACCGCAACGCCTCGCATCCGGTCAACGCGATGCTGAACTATGCCTATGCCGTGAAGCTGGCGCAGTTGCAGATTCAGTCCATCGCGGACGGTTATGACCCGACCTTGGGGATCATGCACAACAGCAATCGAGGCAGTTCGGCTTGGGTTCTCGACATGATCGAACTGGAGCGTGCCGCCGTTGATGCCGCCATTCTACAATTTGTGCGGGATCAGACCTTCGCCGCAGCCGATTTTGTCGTCAGAAAGGACGGGGTTTGCAGATTGTCGCCGCAGCTAGCTCGAATGGTTGCCGGTTTGATCGCCTAGCAAGCTAGCCGTTCAGAGGCTTTCGCCCGCGCTTCAGACCCTTCGGCACATTGCCGTCACCGGCTGCGAATAGATCGCCAACTGGCACAGCCAACGTGGCCGCGAGCCGATCAAGGATATCAACGGTCGGATTTTCTTCGCCGCGTTCCATCCCGCCAAGATAGGATCGATCCACGCCTGAATCGAAGGCGAGCCGTTCCTGCGAAATATCCCGCTCAACACGCAGACGGCGAAGGTTCAGACCTACAAGTTCGCGTCCGCGCATGGCAGGACAGCAATCTTTTTGAAGGCCAATAAACCACTGTCTATATCCCTCTAATTAAGGAATGGGCGGTATCTTCGGAACCTTCTAACGTGAGGTTCGCGAATGCGCCTGTCTGTCAAACTCGTAATTGGAGCCTCCGCTATTGGTGGGGCGGCCTTGGGTGCTTGGGATTACGCTTCACCGCTTTGGACAGTACAGGGATTGCAGTCCGCGATACTGGCCCGAGATGCGACGGCGTTAAACGGTTATGTCGATTTCGAGGCTTTGCGCACCAACCTCAAGGCACAATTCGCCGCCCGTCTAGTCGCAAACAATCTCGGAGCGCCGACCTCCACTCCAGAGTACGCAGCAACCCGGCTTCAATCCGTGAACGCGATGGTTGACGGCATGATTAGCCCGCAGGCAATTCAAGTGGCAATGGAGCGAGCGGCGCAATTGCCACCCGACGCGGGGGTCAGAAAATCTTTTGATTTCAGCTCGATCCATCGCGATGGCTTCAATCAGTTCCATGTGTCGCTCGACCCAGCCGTTACGATCGCAATACGATTCGAGCGGCGCGGCTTTGGTTGGCAGGTAATCGACGTCAAACTGCCATACGATTTGAACGCAGCATTTGGACGCGGTCAGCAACCGGAGTGATCGAAAATCTGGAGCAGTGCTAGAGACGGTCGAGGTTGTCCGTTGGCTGGCAATCCGCCGATCTTTTTTGCGCAATTTCGTTGAACCGTTTGGGAAGTTCGCGCCACCTTCATTGCGATGACGCAGAAACCCGCCTTGTCTGATGAAGCGTCCCGCGCACTTGACGCCTATCTCGTTGTCGCCGCGCAATCCGGCGACGGCGCGGCATTGAGCCAGTTAGTACGGCGGTGGCATCGGCCGTTGGTGGCCCATGCCTGGCGACTGACGGGACGCCTCGATGCAGCGGAGGAAGTCGCGCAAACCGCATGGATTGAAATCATGCGCGGGCTTCCAAAGCTTCGCGACGAACGCGCTTTCCCGGCTTGGGCCTATCGGATCGTGACCCGGCATTCGGCTAAGCGCGTCGGTCAGTTTGTTGCTGAACGTGCCGCAATTGATTCGCTGTCAGTGGAAGCGGACGTTGCAGATAACGAAGCCAGCCCACAGGAGGTTGATGCCAGCCGCCTTCATCGCGCGATTGCGACCCTATCGCCCACGCACCGCGCGGCGGTCGCGCTTCACTACTTCGAAGGGTTGAGCGTCGCCGAAGTTGCCGTCGCGCTCGATACGCCAACCGGCACGATCAAAACCCGCCTTATGCACGCCCGCAATCAACTGCGGTCCCAATTCAAAGGAGACGACGATGCGTAATTCCGACGACAATATCGACGCGGCCATTGCCGCCGAGGAGCGCGAATTGCTGCGCCAGATCGGGCAGGAGCCGAATTATTTTCGGCAGCTTGCGACGGTTTTCAGCGGCGAGGCCGCTTGGGTAAACGTGATTATGATGGTCGCACAAACGGCGCTGTTCATCGGCGGCCTTTACGCCGGTTGGCAGTTTTACGACGCGACGGACACGATAGCCGCCCTTCACTGGGGCCTCCCAAGTGCCGTGATGCTGGTCACTTCGTTGATGATTAAGCTGGCGCTGTGGCCGGTCGTCCAGACCAACCGCGTGCTGTTAGCTTTGAAGCGGCTCGAAGTGCTGGCTTCCACGCGGTGATAAATTAAGGCTCACGAATGTTGACGAAGCGCCGAGGCGGCCCGGTATAGACGGCTGTAGGATTTCGGAGACATTCGTGAGCATTTTTAGAGTGATTAGACGTGGGCCGGTGTCGGCCATTCGTCACTTTCTGCATAATGAAGCGGCTGGCGGCATTCTGCTCATGGGCGCGGCGGCGCTAGCGATGATCGTTGCGAACAGCCCCCTCAGCGAATCCTACTTTCACACGCTTCATGCGAAGGTTGGTCCCCTGTCGCTGGCCCATTGGATCAACGATGGGTTGATGGCGCTGTTTTTCCTGCTGGTCGGGCTGGAGATAAAACGCGAGTTTGTTGACGGCCATCTCGCTACTTGGTCCGATCGGCTGCTGCCCTCGATCGCGGCGATAGGCGGCATGGCGCTTCCCGCGATCGTCTATCTCGGCATCGCCGGTTCGACGCCGGGCTTGGCGCGGGGTTGGGCCATTCCTGCGGCGACCGACATTGCGTTCGCTATCGGCGTAATGGCATTGCTCGGAAAGCGCGTGCCGACTTCGCTAAAACTGTTCCTGACTACGGTTGCGATCGTTGACGACATGGGCGCTGTAGCCATCATTGCGCTGGCATACACGAGTCAAATCAGCGGCCTTGCATTGCTCGCGGCTGCGGTCGTCATGGGAGCAATGTTTATCCTGAATCGCGTTGGTGTGCGGATGCTGTGGCCCTATCTCGCCTTGGCATTTTTGCTTTGGCTCGCTGTGCTGCTTTCAGGAGTTCATGCGACGATCGCAGGCGTGTTGGCCGCGACCATGGTTCCTATTCAGCGGTCGCGTGGCGCGCCTGATGATGAATTGTCGCCCCTCCACCGGTTGGAACATGGCCTTCACCCTTGGGTCGCCTTCGGCATCATCCCCATCTTCGGCTTCGCGAATGCGGGGGTGTCGTTCGCCGGTATTGGTATTGAACATATTCTAGCGCCGCTTCCGCTAGGTGTCGCCGCAGGCTTGTTCGTCGGCAAACAGTTGGGTGTATTCGGCGCGGTATGGGCATGTGATCGCTATCATATTGCCCCCAAGCCGGGCGGTGCCACGTGGCTTCAAATCTACGGCACGGCACTGTTATGCGGGATCGGCTTCACAATGAGCCTGTTCATTGGCGGACTGGCGTTTGCCGATCCGCTGTTAGTGGACGAGGTGAAGATCGGTGTATTGGGTGGCTCTATCCTGTCGGCGTTGGCAGGCTTCATTGTTCTAAGATTTGCGGCCAATAGCGTGCGCAGATGAGCAAAACGATCGGCTGAGGCGAGGTCAAAACGGCGTCAACACCCGGCTATCACTATACCCCCCGGCACAAGGCCGGGGTGACTATCAGGGGTCAGTCGAACAATTCCTCGAAGAACGACTTGCGCTTCTTGTACGGATGATGGCCGCGATTGTCGTAGTGCGGGCGTTGCTCGCGATAGGGCTCGGGCGCAGGGGTGGCGCTGCGCTCGATGATCTTGTCGAGCTCGCCGCGATCGAGCCACACGCCCCGGCAGGTGGGGCAGTGGTCGATCTCGATGCCCGAGCGCTCGACGGGCACCAGAGTGGCGCCATCGACGGGGCAGGCGAAGCTGCTCATTGCGCTTACTCCCGCTCACCCATCAGCCCCAGCAGCAGCTGGAACATGTTGATGAGGTTCAGATAGAGCGACAGCGCCCCCATGATCGCCAGCTTGTCCGCCGCCTCGCTGCGGCCATAGGCGATATATTCGCTCTTCAGGCGCTGGGTGTCATAGGCGGTGAGTCCCGCGAAAACGAGCACGCCGATGACCGACACCACCATCTGCAGCACCGACGAGCCGATGAACAGATTGACCAGACTTGCGCCGATCACCGCGATCAGCCCGACGAACAGGAAGGTGCCGAAGCCGCTGAGATCGCGATTGGTGGTGTAGCCGATCAGGCTGAGTCCCGCGAACATCGCCGAAGCGGTGAAGAACGCCATGGCGATGCTGGTGTTGGTGAAGACCAGGAAGATGCTGGCCATCGACACGCCCATGACGGCGGCGAAGGCGAAGAAGGCGGTGCGCGCGCCGGCGGTGCTCATCCGATCGATGCGGAAGGTGAAGAAGAACACGAAGGCGAGCGGCGCCAGCATCGCCACCCACTTCAGCGGGGTGCCGAAGATCAGCGCGACGAGCGCCGGCGTGGCCGCGACGCCCATCGCGACGAGGCCGGTCAGCGCCAGGCCGATGCCCATGTTGCGGTAGATGCCCAGCATGTGGCTCCGCAGGCCTTCGTCGAAGCGCGCCTGTGCGCCAGATGCCGCCATGCGATTGAATTGCGAGAGGTTTTCCATGTGGGGCTCCTTAAGCGGTGCGGGCGCGAGCGATCACGCCGCGCGCAACGCGGCGCATATGGCTCGCGTCGGGGAAATGGCGGAACAGCCGGTCCTTGATCGCCAGCCGTTCCTTTTTCAGCCGGGCGAGCCGGATGCTGTCGGGAACGCGGCGCGCGAGCTCGCGGCGGATTTCACGGTTGAGGATGCGGTGCGCCGCGATCAGGCGCTGGATAAGATCGGTCATTACTCGGCTCCATCGATATTGCATCGATCGAGCGGCCCGGTGGAGCTTTGGTGGGAAAGGAGGGGGCCTTTTGCCATGTCCAAACCTGCACCGAGCACGCTCGATGCGGTCCGACATCACGAGGGCTTGGAAGCACTCGCCAGAGGGGCCCGGTCCCGCACTATCCAGAGTAGGGGTGGAGGCCCGCGGTTTCAACCCCTGGATGGGCGCGTGCGGCTCAATCGGCCCGGCTGACCGGTCCCAACGTGCGGTCGGCGGCGGCGCGCGCCTCACGCTCCGCGGAAGCGCGCAGCGGCGCGGATATCTCGCGCTCGAACCGTTCGGTCCGCCGCTTGCGCACGCGCAAATGAACCACCGTCGCGGCGATCATTGCGAACGGGAAGCTGAGCAGGACCGGTACCGCCGCCGCGGCCCCCATTCCCTCCTGAACGGAAAGCGCCGCGAAGATGCCGCCAAGCAGCAGGCCGACATTTCCGATCGAGAGCGTCAGCCCCGCCCAACCCAGGAAACCCAAACCGAACATTTTCTTGATCGCCGCCCGGTTGCTCGTCGTCTCGTCCAGCGTGAAATTCCAGACGCGTAGATAGGGTCCGGTTCGCCGGCCCTTGCGGATCGCATGCATGGCGCCGATCACGTGGCCGCCGCGTGCCGAGATGCTCCAGTCGTCCAACCGCAGCACCTGCTCGTGCCCGGTACCGTCTATCAGGTGAATCGTTTCGTGGAGCGTGGTGTAGCTGTATCCCGCAGTCGAACTGACGACATGGCTATGGCCATATTGATTGGTCGCGATCGTTTGCGAACCGGGAACGTGATGCGTGGAGCGCGAAGCCGCTGCCTGCACGACCACGCCACCCTGCTGATAGAAAGTGAAGCTGCGCCCGCCGAAGCGGAGCAGACCGCTCTGGCTGTCAAGCCTCCATGGACGCAACGCGCGCAGGATCAGGAACATCCCGGCTGCAAATACAAGGAGATAGGGGACTAGCATGATCAGGTTTAAGTAGCGCGTATTCGCATCAAGCTCGTCGGCGATCTGCCACTGGATCTTCTGGCCGGATTCCCAGGCTTGGTAATCGGCGGACGAAAGATAGCGGCGCGAGACCTCGCGTTGGAAATCCGGATCCCGCGCCTTCTCTTCAAGCCGCCTTGAGGCTGTGCCGACATCTAAGCCTTCCGTCCGAGCGTCGTTGATCGCCTGGACACGGCACTTTTCATAATCGCGGAAGCGTTTCGGTTCGGGCCCCGATCCCAAGCGCAGATTCGTCTCATTGCTCAAGGACCGAAGGGCCGCGGCGAGTATCGCGCAGGCGGCGCCCTGGCTGGGCCGGTTGGCGCCGTAGTCGCGAACCACTTTGTCGACGGCGGGCAATCGCGATACCAGCGGACTCTCGCGCTTCGCCGACGCCGCCGGTACGAGCGCCACTGCGAGATAAAGAAACGCGGCAAATCGAAAACAAGCGCCAGTCACCGGTGACCCCCCCGATACCTTCACACGTTCCCGAACGGATCGTGGCTCATTACGGGGGCGTCAAGAACGAAAGCGTTTCGGATTTCTTTCAGGCGTCGCGCAGGCCCAGACCGATCGCGGCGCGGGCGCTGTCGGATTCGGACGAGACCACCGGATAGGCGCAATAATCGGCGGCGTAGTAGGCGC is a genomic window of Sphingomonas sp. containing:
- a CDS encoding YdcH family protein, yielding MTDLIQRLIAAHRILNREIRRELARRVPDSIRLARLKKERLAIKDRLFRHFPDASHMRRVARGVIARARTA
- a CDS encoding Bax inhibitor-1/YccA family protein, with protein sequence MENLSQFNRMAASGAQARFDEGLRSHMLGIYRNMGIGLALTGLVAMGVAATPALVALIFGTPLKWVAMLAPLAFVFFFTFRIDRMSTAGARTAFFAFAAVMGVSMASIFLVFTNTSIAMAFFTASAMFAGLSLIGYTTNRDLSGFGTFLFVGLIAVIGASLVNLFIGSSVLQMVVSVIGVLVFAGLTAYDTQRLKSEYIAYGRSEAADKLAIMGALSLYLNLINMFQLLLGLMGERE
- a CDS encoding zf-TFIIB domain-containing protein, producing the protein MSSFACPVDGATLVPVERSGIEIDHCPTCRGVWLDRGELDKIIERSATPAPEPYREQRPHYDNRGHHPYKKRKSFFEELFD